A DNA window from Candidatus Methylomirabilota bacterium contains the following coding sequences:
- the rpoD gene encoding RNA polymerase sigma factor RpoD: MSDEPKLEELDRLITMGKQKGFLTYDEVNDALPSDIVSLDQLDDIMMMFGAMDIEVVDSAKAGRLPSEVGRERQPQRAEEADDDGPPEPIDLTPGPVGRTEDPVRLYLREMGRVALLTREGEIALAKRIEEGKNQVAVAILSTNLALERFRELREQLKRTDISVKEVVDVNEEEFTEEKEIELTRQVVAAFATVDRLLRERDRFVAQARRLRAKTGGRKKTKKGKEPAWRRLDAQAHQRQQKVLDNLRKLNIGNQIIDREDLDPARRGLVQRLRDLLDDVERAERVIHLWTNGRRPSPEEVQNLIYVSFRDPGAGGNGPLADLHLRAAKKFPSPKQQQIWVAQQEIKLAEHRANAKADEIKRVMAIIKQGQVRAAQAKKEMVEANLRLVISIAKKYTNRGLQFLDLIQEGNIGLMKAVDKFEYRRGYKFSTYATWWIRQAITRAIADQARTIRIPVHMIETINKLIRTSRQLVQELGREPTPEEIASKMDVPVDKVRKVLKIAQEPISLETPIGEEEDSHLGDFIEDKQVVSPVESIIGLSLREQTNKVLNTLTPREEKVLRLRFGLSDGCEHTLEEVGQDFAVTRERIRQIEAKALRKLRHPSRSKKLRSFLET, encoded by the coding sequence ATCGGCTGATCACGATGGGGAAGCAGAAAGGCTTCCTCACGTACGACGAGGTCAACGACGCCCTGCCGTCCGACATCGTCTCGCTCGACCAGCTCGACGACATCATGATGATGTTCGGCGCCATGGACATCGAGGTCGTCGACTCGGCCAAGGCGGGCCGGCTCCCCTCCGAGGTGGGACGCGAGCGCCAGCCGCAGCGGGCCGAGGAGGCGGACGACGACGGGCCGCCCGAGCCGATCGATCTGACGCCGGGCCCCGTCGGGCGCACCGAGGATCCGGTCCGGCTCTACCTCCGCGAGATGGGTCGGGTCGCACTCCTCACGCGTGAGGGCGAGATCGCGCTCGCCAAGCGCATCGAGGAGGGCAAGAACCAGGTCGCCGTCGCGATCCTCTCGACCAACCTCGCGCTCGAGCGCTTCCGCGAGCTGCGCGAGCAGCTCAAGCGGACCGACATCTCCGTCAAGGAGGTCGTGGACGTCAACGAGGAGGAGTTCACCGAGGAGAAGGAGATCGAGCTGACGCGCCAGGTCGTCGCCGCCTTCGCCACCGTGGACCGGCTCCTCCGCGAGCGCGACCGGTTCGTCGCGCAGGCCCGGCGGCTCCGCGCCAAGACCGGCGGCCGGAAGAAGACGAAGAAGGGCAAAGAACCGGCCTGGCGCAGGCTCGACGCCCAGGCCCACCAGCGCCAGCAAAAGGTCCTCGACAACCTCCGCAAGCTCAACATCGGCAACCAGATCATCGACCGCGAAGACCTCGACCCCGCCCGCCGCGGCCTCGTCCAGCGCCTGCGCGACCTGCTCGACGACGTCGAGCGCGCGGAGCGGGTCATCCACCTCTGGACCAACGGGCGCCGCCCGTCGCCGGAGGAGGTGCAGAACCTCATCTACGTCTCCTTCCGCGACCCCGGCGCCGGTGGCAACGGCCCGCTCGCCGACCTTCATCTGAGGGCCGCGAAGAAGTTCCCGTCCCCGAAGCAGCAGCAGATCTGGGTCGCCCAGCAGGAGATCAAGCTCGCGGAGCACCGCGCCAACGCCAAGGCCGACGAGATCAAGCGCGTCATGGCGATCATCAAGCAGGGCCAGGTGAGGGCGGCGCAGGCGAAGAAGGAGATGGTGGAGGCGAACCTCCGCCTCGTCATCTCGATCGCCAAGAAGTACACGAACCGCGGCCTGCAGTTCCTCGACCTCATCCAGGAAGGCAACATCGGCCTGATGAAGGCCGTGGACAAGTTCGAGTATCGCCGCGGCTACAAGTTCTCGACGTACGCGACCTGGTGGATCCGCCAGGCGATCACCCGGGCCATCGCCGACCAGGCGCGGACCATCCGCATCCCCGTGCACATGATCGAGACGATCAACAAGCTCATCCGGACCTCGCGCCAGCTCGTGCAGGAGCTCGGCCGCGAGCCCACCCCGGAGGAGATCGCGTCGAAGATGGACGTGCCGGTGGACAAGGTCCGGAAGGTGCTAAAGATCGCGCAGGAGCCGATCTCGCTCGAGACGCCGATCGGCGAGGAGGAGGACAGCCACCTCGGCGATTTTATCGAGGACAAGCAGGTGGTCTCGCCCGTGGAGTCGATCATCGGCCTGTCGCTGCGCGAGCAGACGAACAAGGTGCTCAACACGCTGACGCCGCGCGAGGAGAAAGTGCTGCGCCTCCGGTTCGGCCTCTCCGACGGCTGCGAGCACACCCTCGAGGAGGTCGGCCAGGACTTCGCGGTCACCCGCGAGCGCATCCGCCAGATCGAGGCCAAGGCGCTGCGCAAGCTCCGGCACCCGTCCCGCTCGAAGAAGCTCCGGAGCTTCCTGGAGACCTGA
- a CDS encoding C4-type zinc ribbon domain-containing protein, protein MDSQLLTLIDLQARDTRLAALEAEAARLPKQIEAIHTTLAEAKKALDALKTKIDITKKDLRTKEKDLEVVTAKRQKSEARLWEVKNNTEYSAVLAEIEAIKQEKGKGEEEILALMELQEKLAVDVHEAEAQWNRRETQAQQDETVVRRKLAQVEQELAIVRTERESRARELPRPLLADYEKILKARAGVAIVAVNSAAVCGGCRVSIRPQAIQELKAASNLMLCESCGRYLYWQEPA, encoded by the coding sequence GTGGATTCCCAGCTGCTGACGCTGATCGACCTGCAGGCGCGCGACACGCGGCTCGCCGCGCTCGAGGCCGAGGCCGCGCGGCTGCCGAAGCAGATAGAGGCGATCCACACCACCCTCGCCGAAGCCAAGAAGGCCCTCGACGCCCTGAAGACGAAGATCGACATCACGAAGAAGGACCTCCGCACGAAGGAAAAGGACCTCGAGGTCGTCACCGCCAAGCGGCAGAAGTCCGAGGCGCGCCTCTGGGAGGTCAAGAACAACACCGAGTACTCCGCCGTCCTCGCCGAGATCGAGGCGATCAAGCAGGAGAAGGGCAAGGGCGAGGAGGAGATCCTCGCCCTCATGGAGCTCCAGGAGAAGCTCGCCGTGGACGTCCACGAGGCCGAGGCGCAGTGGAACCGCCGCGAGACGCAGGCCCAGCAGGACGAGACGGTCGTCCGGCGCAAGCTCGCCCAGGTCGAGCAGGAGCTGGCCATCGTCCGGACCGAGCGCGAGTCGCGCGCCCGCGAGCTCCCCCGCCCGCTCCTCGCCGACTACGAGAAGATCCTGAAGGCGCGCGCCGGCGTCGCGATCGTCGCCGTGAACAGCGCCGCCGTCTGCGGCGGCTGCCGCGTCTCGATCCGGCCGCAGGCGATCCAGGAGCTGAAGGCCGCGAGCAACCTGATGCTCTGCGAGAGCTGCGGCCGCTACCTCTACTGGCAGGAGCCCGCCTGA
- the rnhA gene encoding ribonuclease HI, translating to MTLYTDGACTGNPGPGGWAAIILDGGAERVVSGAAPHSTNQRMELTAVAEGLAAIPGRRRVHVHSDSAYIVNCFREGWWERWERTGWKNSQKQPVANRDLWERLLAETRRHDVVWHKVRGHSGDPLNERADALAREAIQTL from the coding sequence ATCACGCTCTACACGGACGGCGCCTGCACGGGGAACCCGGGGCCCGGCGGCTGGGCGGCGATCATCCTCGACGGCGGCGCCGAGCGCGTGGTCTCGGGCGCCGCGCCCCACTCGACGAACCAGCGCATGGAGCTCACCGCCGTCGCCGAGGGCCTCGCCGCGATCCCGGGCCGCCGGCGCGTCCACGTCCACTCGGACAGCGCCTACATCGTGAACTGCTTCCGCGAGGGCTGGTGGGAGCGCTGGGAGCGGACCGGCTGGAAGAACAGCCAGAAGCAGCCCGTCGCGAACCGCGACCTCTGGGAGCGGCTCCTGGCCGAGACGCGCCGCCACGACGTCGTCTGGCACAAGGTGCGCGGCCACAGCGGCGACCCGTTGAACGAGCGCGCGGACGCGCTCGCGCGCGAGGCCATCCAGACGCTGTGA